In one window of Corynebacterium mycetoides DNA:
- the rpsL gene encoding 30S ribosomal protein S12, translating into MPTIQQLVRKGRHDKRAKVATAALKGSPQRRGVCTRVYTTTPKKPNSALRKVARVRLTSGIEVSAYIPGEGHNLQEHSMVLVRGGRVKDLPGVRYKIIRGALDTQGVKDRKQARSRYGAKKGQ; encoded by the coding sequence ATGCCAACTATTCAGCAGCTGGTCCGCAAGGGCCGCCACGACAAGCGCGCCAAGGTCGCCACGGCCGCCCTGAAGGGCTCCCCGCAGCGCCGCGGCGTGTGCACCCGCGTGTACACCACCACCCCGAAGAAGCCGAACTCGGCTCTGCGCAAGGTCGCGCGTGTGCGCCTGACCTCCGGCATCGAGGTTTCCGCCTACATCCCCGGTGAGGGCCACAACCTGCAGGAGCACTCCATGGTGCTCGTGCGCGGCGGCCGCGTGAAGGACCTGCCGGGCGTTCGCTACAAGATCATCCGCGGTGCGCTGGACACCCAGGGCGTCAAGGACCGTAAGCAGGCTCGCTCCCGCTACGGCGCAAAGAAGGGACAGTAA
- the rpsG gene encoding 30S ribosomal protein S7, which produces MRKQQAPKRPVVKDPVYNSEIVTQLVNKILLDGKKSTAERIVYGALEICREKTGTDPVGTLEKALGNIRPDLEVRSRRVGGATYQVPVEVKPGRSNTLALRWMVTFTRQRRENTMVERLANEILDASNGLGASVKRREDTHKMAEANRAFAHYRW; this is translated from the coding sequence ATGCGTAAGCAGCAAGCTCCGAAGCGTCCCGTTGTCAAGGATCCGGTGTACAACTCCGAGATCGTCACCCAGCTCGTGAACAAGATCCTGCTGGACGGGAAGAAGTCCACCGCCGAGCGCATCGTCTACGGCGCACTCGAGATCTGCCGCGAGAAGACCGGCACCGACCCCGTCGGCACGCTGGAGAAGGCCCTCGGCAACATCCGTCCGGACCTCGAGGTCCGCTCCCGCCGCGTCGGCGGCGCGACCTACCAGGTCCCGGTCGAGGTCAAGCCGGGCCGCTCGAACACCCTCGCGCTGCGTTGGATGGTCACCTTCACCCGCCAGCGTCGCGAGAACACCATGGTTGAGCGCCTCGCCAATGAGATCCTCGACGCCTCCAACGGGCTGGGCGCATCCGTGAAGCGCCGCGAGGACACCCACAAGATGGCCGAGGCCAACCGCGCCTTCGCTCACTACCGCTGGTAG
- the fusA gene encoding elongation factor G translates to MAQEVLRDLNKVRNIGIMAHIDAGKTTTTERILFYTGINRKVGETHDGGATTDWMEQEKERGITITSAAVTCFWNNNQINIIDTPGHVDFTVEVERSLRVLDGAVAVFDGKEGVEPQSEQVWRQAAKYDVPRICFVNKMDKLGADFFFTVQTIVDRLGAKPLVMQLPIGAEDDFDGVVDLIEMKAFMWPGKVETGTPPQIQEIPADLQDKAEEYREKLLETVAESDEELMEKYFGGEELTIDEIKAAIRKMTVNSEIYPVYCGSAYRNKGIEPLLDAVIDFLPNPLDIGEVHGTSMDGETPDTRKPSVEEPFSALAFKIAVHPFFGKLTYVRVYSGQAIPGEQMLNSTKNSKERVGKLFQMHANKENPVEHADAGNIYAFIGLKNTTTGDTLCNPDHPIILESMDFPDPVIQVAIEPKTKADQEKLGTAIQKLAEEDPTFTVKLDEETGQTVIGGMGELHLDVLVDRMKREFKVEANIGSPQVAYRETIRKKVESLDYTHKKQTGGSGQFAKVIVTIEPYNPDPTELEEGESATYKFENAVTGGRVPKEYIPSVDAGIQDAMQYGYLAGFPLVNIKATLEDGAYHDVDSSEMAFKLAGSQVLKEAVAKAKPVLLEPVMAVEVVTPEEYMGTVNGDISSRRGQVYAMDDRSGAKVVKAKVPLSEMFGYIGDLRSSTAGRANFSMVFDSYAEVPSSVAQEIIDERNGH, encoded by the coding sequence GTGGCACAAGAAGTGCTTAGGGACCTAAACAAGGTCCGCAACATCGGCATCATGGCTCACATCGATGCCGGTAAGACCACCACCACCGAGCGTATTCTCTTCTACACCGGTATCAACCGTAAGGTCGGAGAGACGCACGACGGCGGCGCCACCACTGACTGGATGGAGCAGGAGAAGGAGCGCGGCATCACCATTACGTCCGCGGCCGTGACCTGTTTCTGGAACAACAACCAGATCAACATCATCGATACCCCGGGTCACGTGGACTTCACCGTCGAGGTGGAGCGGTCCCTGCGCGTCCTGGACGGTGCCGTCGCGGTTTTCGACGGCAAGGAGGGCGTGGAGCCCCAGTCCGAGCAGGTGTGGCGTCAGGCCGCGAAGTACGACGTCCCGCGTATCTGCTTTGTCAACAAGATGGACAAGCTGGGCGCGGACTTCTTCTTCACCGTGCAGACGATCGTCGATCGCCTCGGCGCGAAGCCGCTCGTGATGCAGCTGCCGATCGGCGCTGAGGACGACTTCGACGGTGTCGTCGACCTCATCGAGATGAAGGCGTTTATGTGGCCGGGCAAGGTTGAGACCGGCACCCCGCCGCAGATCCAGGAGATCCCGGCCGACCTGCAGGACAAGGCGGAGGAGTACCGCGAGAAGCTGCTCGAGACCGTCGCGGAATCCGACGAGGAACTCATGGAGAAGTACTTCGGCGGCGAGGAACTCACCATCGACGAGATCAAGGCTGCCATTCGCAAGATGACCGTCAACTCCGAGATCTACCCGGTGTACTGCGGCTCCGCGTACCGCAACAAGGGTATCGAGCCTTTGCTCGACGCCGTCATCGACTTCCTGCCGAACCCGCTGGACATCGGCGAGGTCCATGGTACCTCCATGGATGGGGAGACCCCGGACACCCGCAAGCCGTCGGTGGAGGAGCCGTTCTCCGCGCTCGCGTTCAAGATCGCCGTCCACCCGTTCTTCGGCAAGCTGACCTACGTCCGCGTCTACTCCGGCCAGGCAATCCCGGGCGAGCAGATGCTCAACTCCACGAAGAACTCGAAGGAGCGCGTGGGCAAGCTGTTCCAGATGCACGCGAACAAGGAGAACCCGGTCGAGCACGCCGACGCCGGCAACATCTACGCGTTCATCGGCCTGAAGAACACCACGACCGGTGACACCCTGTGCAACCCGGATCACCCGATCATCCTGGAGTCCATGGACTTCCCGGACCCGGTTATCCAGGTGGCCATCGAGCCGAAGACCAAGGCTGACCAGGAGAAGCTGGGCACCGCCATCCAGAAGCTCGCGGAGGAGGACCCCACCTTCACCGTCAAGCTCGACGAGGAGACCGGCCAGACCGTCATCGGCGGCATGGGCGAGCTCCACCTCGACGTCCTGGTCGACCGCATGAAGCGCGAGTTCAAGGTCGAGGCAAACATCGGCTCCCCGCAGGTGGCTTACCGTGAGACCATTCGCAAGAAGGTCGAGTCGCTGGACTACACCCACAAGAAGCAGACCGGTGGCTCGGGCCAGTTCGCGAAGGTCATCGTCACGATCGAGCCCTACAACCCGGATCCGACCGAGCTGGAGGAGGGCGAGTCCGCGACCTACAAGTTCGAGAACGCCGTCACCGGCGGCCGCGTGCCCAAGGAGTACATCCCGTCCGTCGACGCCGGCATCCAGGACGCCATGCAGTACGGCTACCTCGCTGGCTTCCCGCTCGTCAACATCAAGGCCACCCTCGAGGACGGCGCCTACCACGACGTCGACTCGTCGGAAATGGCCTTCAAGCTGGCGGGCTCCCAGGTGCTCAAGGAGGCCGTCGCTAAGGCGAAGCCGGTCCTGCTCGAGCCCGTGATGGCCGTCGAGGTTGTCACCCCGGAGGAGTACATGGGTACCGTCAACGGCGATATCAGCTCGCGCCGCGGCCAGGTGTACGCCATGGACGACCGCTCCGGCGCCAAGGTGGTCAAGGCTAAGGTGCCGCTCTCCGAGATGTTCGGCTACATCGGCGACCTGCGCTCCAGCACCGCCGGCCGCGCGAACTTCTCGATGGTGTTCGACTCCTACGCCGAGGTCCCCTCGAGTGTGGCGCAGGAGATCATCGACGAGCGCAATGGCCACTAG
- the tuf gene encoding elongation factor Tu, whose translation MAKAKFERSKPHVNIGTIGHVDHGKTTTTAAITKVLADAYPDENTAFAFDAIDKAPEERERGITINISHVEYNTPKRHYAHVDAPGHADYIKNMITGAAQMDGAILVVAATDGPMPQTREHVLLARQVGVPYILVALNKCDMVDDEEIIELVEMEVRELLGEQDYDEDAPIIHISALKALEGDEKWVQSVLDLMQACDDSIPDPVRETDRDFLMPIEDIFTISGRGTVVTGRVERGVLNLNDEVEIIGIRDKSQKTTVTSIEMFNKLLDTAEAGDNAALLLRGLKREDVERGQVVIKPGAYTPHTKFEGSVYVLSKDEGGRHTPFFDNYRPQFYFRTTDVTGVVKLPEGTEMVMPGDNVDMTVELIQPVAMDEGLRFAIREGSRTVGAGRVTKILN comes from the coding sequence GTGGCAAAGGCTAAGTTTGAGCGTTCCAAGCCGCACGTAAACATCGGCACCATCGGTCACGTCGACCACGGCAAGACCACCACGACGGCTGCCATCACCAAGGTGCTCGCTGACGCTTACCCGGATGAGAACACCGCTTTCGCGTTCGACGCGATCGACAAGGCTCCCGAGGAGCGCGAGCGCGGCATCACCATCAACATCTCCCACGTGGAGTACAACACCCCGAAGCGCCACTACGCTCACGTCGACGCCCCGGGCCACGCCGACTACATCAAGAACATGATCACCGGCGCCGCTCAGATGGACGGCGCGATCCTCGTGGTCGCCGCCACCGACGGCCCGATGCCGCAGACCCGCGAGCACGTTCTTCTGGCCCGCCAGGTCGGCGTCCCCTACATCCTCGTTGCGCTGAACAAGTGCGACATGGTTGATGATGAGGAGATCATCGAGCTCGTGGAGATGGAGGTCCGTGAGCTGCTCGGCGAGCAGGACTACGACGAGGACGCCCCCATCATCCACATCTCCGCTCTGAAGGCTCTCGAGGGCGACGAGAAGTGGGTTCAGTCCGTGCTCGACCTCATGCAGGCGTGCGACGACTCCATCCCGGATCCGGTCCGCGAGACCGACCGCGACTTCCTGATGCCGATCGAGGACATCTTCACCATCTCCGGCCGCGGCACCGTGGTTACCGGTCGTGTGGAGCGCGGCGTGCTCAACCTCAACGACGAGGTCGAGATCATCGGCATCCGCGACAAGTCCCAGAAGACCACCGTCACCTCCATCGAGATGTTCAACAAGCTGCTCGATACCGCTGAGGCAGGCGACAACGCGGCTCTGCTGCTCCGCGGTCTGAAGCGCGAGGACGTCGAGCGTGGCCAGGTTGTCATCAAGCCGGGCGCCTACACCCCGCACACCAAGTTCGAGGGTTCCGTCTACGTCCTGTCCAAGGACGAGGGCGGCCGCCACACCCCGTTCTTCGACAACTACCGTCCGCAGTTCTACTTCCGCACCACCGACGTGACCGGTGTTGTGAAGCTGCCGGAGGGCACCGAGATGGTTATGCCGGGCGACAACGTCGACATGACCGTCGAGCTCATCCAGCCGGTCGCCATGGACGAGGGCCTGCGCTTCGCTATTCGCGAGGGCTCCCGCACCGTCGGCGCTGGCCGCGTCACCAAGATCCTGAACTAG
- a CDS encoding Asp23/Gls24 family envelope stress response protein has product MGDTDFRLSAKVIERIAEAAILAVPGSCTLDAKLAGLAGRALPRVVAHLDADARTATIEADIAVTYPSPVAAVADAARAAVITHVRALTGFTVRRVTIKVANAKAVSSASRVSAEAVAAHGDDITPKAIVVRSSAKRVRSVHAPTPRPLRPISVVPRGKAHG; this is encoded by the coding sequence ATGGGTGACACCGACTTTCGTCTCTCCGCGAAGGTGATCGAGCGCATTGCCGAAGCCGCGATACTCGCGGTGCCCGGCTCCTGCACGCTCGACGCGAAGCTCGCGGGCCTGGCGGGACGAGCGCTGCCCCGCGTCGTGGCCCACCTGGATGCGGATGCCCGCACCGCCACGATTGAGGCCGACATCGCGGTCACCTACCCCAGCCCCGTCGCCGCCGTCGCCGACGCCGCCCGTGCCGCCGTGATCACACACGTGCGCGCGCTCACCGGCTTCACCGTGCGCCGGGTCACGATCAAGGTCGCAAATGCAAAGGCCGTCAGCTCCGCCTCCCGGGTGAGCGCCGAGGCGGTGGCCGCGCACGGCGACGACATCACGCCGAAGGCGATAGTGGTGCGCTCCTCCGCGAAGCGGGTGCGCAGCGTGCACGCCCCCACTCCCCGCCCGCTGCGGCCGATTTCCGTTGTCCCGAGGGGGAAAGCGCATGGCTAG
- a CDS encoding Asp23/Gls24 family envelope stress response protein encodes MAENTAGSTAAATAANAAAEAEAVLSHNANLVTDHGTTVIDDTVVGKIAGIAAREVSGVANLGGGAARMWGAVRESLNASTNVQQGVNVAVQDGHASVAVAIIAEYGVAIHELANAIRDNVIYAVSRMTGLIVDRVDITVHDVNIPPQDNLEREPATEAPAVSPASTLG; translated from the coding sequence ATGGCCGAGAACACCGCAGGTAGCACCGCTGCCGCCACCGCCGCCAACGCTGCCGCCGAAGCGGAGGCTGTACTCTCCCACAACGCGAACCTGGTGACCGATCACGGCACCACTGTCATCGACGACACGGTGGTGGGCAAGATCGCCGGGATCGCCGCCCGGGAGGTCTCCGGCGTGGCGAACCTCGGGGGCGGCGCCGCCCGCATGTGGGGCGCGGTACGCGAGTCGCTCAACGCATCCACCAATGTCCAGCAGGGGGTCAACGTCGCCGTCCAGGACGGCCACGCCTCCGTCGCCGTGGCCATCATCGCGGAGTACGGGGTGGCGATACACGAGCTCGCCAACGCGATCCGTGACAACGTCATCTACGCGGTCTCCCGCATGACCGGGCTCATCGTGGACCGCGTCGACATCACCGTTCACGACGTCAACATCCCGCCGCAGGACAACCTCGAGCGCGAGCCCGCGACCGAGGCCCCCGCAGTCAGCCCCGCGTCCACCCTGGGCTAG
- the rpsJ gene encoding 30S ribosomal protein S10 yields the protein MAGQKIRIRLKAYDHEAIDASAKKIVETVTRTGARVVGPVPLPTEKNVYAVIRSPHKYKDSREHFEMRTHKRLIDILDPTPKTVDALMRIDLPASVDVNIQ from the coding sequence GTGGCGGGACAGAAAATCCGCATCAGGCTCAAGGCCTACGACCACGAGGCGATCGACGCATCCGCGAAGAAGATTGTCGAGACGGTCACCCGCACGGGTGCCCGCGTCGTCGGGCCGGTGCCGTTGCCCACTGAGAAGAACGTGTACGCCGTTATTCGTTCTCCCCACAAGTACAAGGATTCTCGCGAGCACTTCGAGATGCGCACTCACAAGCGCCTCATCGACATTCTCGACCCGACGCCCAAGACGGTGGACGCGCTCATGCGCATCGACCTTCCGGCCAGCGTCGACGTGAACATCCAGTAA
- the rplC gene encoding 50S ribosomal protein L3, producing MSDNQIKGILGTKLGMTQIFDEDNRVIPVTVVEAGPVVVTQIRTPETDGYSAIQIAYGDIDPRKTKKPQAGHFKKAGINPRRHVVEIRMDDTSAYEVGQEINATIFDGDVYVDVVGTTKGKGYAGAMKRHGFAGQGAAHGNQASHRRVGSIGACATPGRVFKGTRMAGRMGGNRVTTQNLKIQRIDGDNNLILIKGAIPGVKGSIVTVKTAVKGGAHA from the coding sequence ATGTCTGACAACCAGATCAAGGGCATTCTGGGCACCAAGCTCGGCATGACCCAGATCTTCGACGAGGACAACCGGGTTATCCCGGTCACCGTCGTCGAGGCTGGGCCGGTCGTGGTCACCCAGATCCGTACCCCTGAAACCGATGGCTACAGCGCCATCCAGATCGCTTACGGCGACATTGATCCCCGTAAGACCAAGAAGCCGCAGGCCGGCCACTTCAAGAAGGCCGGCATCAACCCGCGCCGCCACGTGGTCGAGATCCGCATGGACGACACCTCCGCGTACGAGGTCGGCCAGGAGATCAACGCCACCATCTTCGACGGCGACGTCTACGTCGACGTCGTCGGCACCACCAAGGGCAAGGGCTACGCCGGCGCCATGAAGCGCCACGGCTTCGCCGGCCAGGGTGCCGCACACGGCAACCAGGCCTCGCACCGCCGCGTCGGCTCCATCGGCGCCTGCGCTACCCCGGGACGCGTGTTCAAGGGCACCCGCATGGCTGGCCGTATGGGCGGCAACCGGGTCACCACCCAGAACCTGAAGATCCAACGTATCGACGGCGACAACAACCTGATCCTGATCAAGGGAGCGATCCCGGGCGTCAAGGGCAGCATTGTTACCG